AAGATCCGATCTTGCTCACCCCAGAGCACATGCAGGGGCTGAGAGGGAAGTGGGGAACCGCAACCTGCGAACCCGCCGCTGCGGGCGAAGGCCGCTAGGGAACGCGCCCATCCAGGCACCTTGAGGTGCAGGGATGCAATCTCAATTTCTGGTTCGCCAACGCTGCTGTCTGGATCGGCAAAGGCTTGTCTGCACAACCCTCGTCTCACGCCAGGTCTGCCCAAGAACCACACCCCCAGTTGGTCCAGAACTGGAGGTAGTGGCATCGGTTTGCCGTCGAGTCCTGCGGGAGCCAGAAGCAGCAAGCGATCGATGCGGTCGGGATGCCGCCGTGCGAGTTCCATTGCAACAGAGCCACCCATCGATGCCCCGATTACCCCGATAGCTTCGTTTGTTGGCAAATTGCCCAGCAGCGCATTGAGATGTTTGAGGACGAGCTCAGGTCCGTAGCTGGTTCGTTCTGGTCTTGGGCAAAACCCGAATCCGAAGAGATCGGGA
The window above is part of the Synechococcus sp. WH 8020 genome. Proteins encoded here:
- a CDS encoding alpha/beta fold hydrolase, whose translation is MTNKGILENAASTLLDPLAREQLKGLDWLELSCTDGGADHYPVVTVGSGPPVLLLHGFDSSNLEFRRLVPLLKTNHTLIIPDLFGFGFCPRPERTSYGPELVLKHLNALLGNLPTNEAIGVIGASMGGSVAMELARRHPDRIDRLLLLAPAGLDGKPMPLPPVLDQLGVWFLGRPGVRRGLCRQAFADPDSSVGEPEIEIASLHLKVPGWARSLAAFARSGGFAGCGSPLPSQPLHVLWGEQDRILRAPQKRSAEELLGDKLESVAHCGHLPHLDQPDLVAKRWRGSECFP